The following are from one region of the Mesorhizobium sp. B4-1-4 genome:
- a CDS encoding metallophosphoesterase family protein: protein MPGLRIALVADIHAGETRSNIESAKAFPLLTDVVQQANNAGVDLFVTLGDNVNATNREEDFRHLCAVREILDRVRAPVVPLFGNNELKFLGAERAAEALGCKATSEVLSLREWTLIFWRPTCELSLSNGLLLSDEDFSWLRDAVKEATYPSVLFLHAPIDGNAMVGNYYFSERPDLASYRNAAEARSIIEGSGKVVLVLGGHVHWHSTSTIDGIHHKTIPSLTDTFKADDSASEAWAILELSRERISLDVFGREPMSWAAAPRLAGTRWYRPLTKTEFEARMGGLWSQGPTS, encoded by the coding sequence ATGCCCGGTTTGCGGATTGCACTCGTAGCCGACATCCATGCAGGGGAGACGCGTTCCAATATCGAAAGCGCAAAGGCATTTCCTCTTTTGACGGACGTCGTGCAACAGGCCAACAATGCCGGTGTCGACCTATTCGTCACTCTCGGCGACAATGTAAATGCGACCAATCGTGAAGAGGACTTTCGGCATCTTTGTGCTGTGAGGGAGATCCTCGACCGTGTGAGAGCTCCTGTGGTTCCTCTATTCGGCAATAACGAGTTGAAGTTTCTTGGGGCTGAGCGGGCTGCCGAAGCTCTCGGATGCAAGGCGACGTCGGAAGTCCTGTCATTGCGCGAATGGACGCTGATCTTCTGGCGACCAACATGCGAACTCTCACTTTCGAATGGCTTGTTGCTATCCGACGAAGACTTTAGTTGGCTGAGGGATGCGGTGAAGGAGGCAACCTATCCGTCGGTTCTGTTTCTGCACGCTCCGATCGATGGCAATGCAATGGTGGGCAATTATTATTTTTCAGAACGGCCGGACCTCGCCTCATACCGAAATGCTGCTGAAGCCCGCTCAATCATCGAAGGCTCCGGGAAGGTGGTGCTCGTGCTGGGCGGGCACGTTCACTGGCATTCTACATCGACCATTGATGGGATCCATCACAAGACGATACCGTCGCTGACAGACACTTTCAAAGCCGATGACAGCGCGTCGGAAGCATGGGCCATTCTCGAACTTTCGCGGGAACGGATTTCATTGGACGTTTTTGGTCGCGAGCCGATGTCGTGGGCGGCGGCGCCACGCTTAGCCGGCACGAGATGGTATCGTCCCCTCACGAAAACCGAGTTCGAGGCACGCATGGGCGGCCTCTGGTCTCAAGGTCCGACTTCGTAA
- a CDS encoding extracellular solute-binding protein: MKITKLSTAALLAALSWSTSALAETSINVLYAFPSQFKELQEKLATEFHRQHPDINITFRPPAQTYDDGTAEVLRSSIVNDAPDVYFNGLNQLRVLVKQGNAVALDGFVDDKGEWDRLGYIPSMMSLGEVEGRSFGLPFSISTPIIYVNEDLLHKAGGTIENFPHDWKSIIELSGRMNDAEHHVTGLVYAHDASGNWLYQALVTSDGGSMGSADGCSVKFSDEHGKRALEQLQAFHDAGMPDMEWKLGRQAFAAGTVGIYVESSSVVTQMEKNIDGRFEMATMPFPITSKDGRLPAGGSVVMVLSKDRVRQKAAFEYAKFVTGPQGQTMMANMTGYAPGNQKALDDPKLLKDYYAKRPNLTTGISQLPLMTGWYNWSGQNSVKIVGVIQNYLNDVVSGRDTADKIMPAMARDVQQLLSSNCTPTSK; the protein is encoded by the coding sequence ATGAAGATCACCAAACTCAGCACGGCGGCGTTATTGGCAGCGCTTAGCTGGTCCACGTCAGCTTTGGCCGAAACCAGCATAAACGTCTTGTATGCCTTTCCGAGCCAGTTCAAGGAGCTGCAGGAAAAGCTTGCCACCGAATTCCACCGGCAGCATCCAGACATCAACATCACCTTCCGTCCACCGGCGCAGACCTACGACGATGGGACTGCCGAGGTGCTGAGATCTTCTATCGTCAACGATGCGCCCGACGTCTACTTCAATGGATTGAACCAGCTTCGCGTGCTGGTCAAGCAGGGTAATGCTGTCGCTCTTGATGGCTTCGTGGACGATAAAGGCGAGTGGGACCGTTTGGGCTATATCCCTTCGATGATGTCGTTAGGGGAAGTCGAAGGTCGCTCCTTTGGCCTTCCGTTCTCCATCTCGACGCCTATCATTTACGTCAACGAAGACCTGCTGCATAAAGCCGGAGGTACCATCGAGAATTTTCCGCACGACTGGAAATCAATCATCGAGCTTAGCGGGAGGATGAACGACGCGGAGCACCACGTCACCGGACTGGTGTACGCTCACGACGCCTCCGGCAACTGGCTGTATCAGGCCCTGGTCACAAGCGACGGAGGCTCCATGGGGAGTGCTGATGGTTGTAGCGTGAAATTTTCCGACGAGCACGGCAAGCGAGCTCTCGAGCAGTTGCAAGCCTTTCACGATGCCGGAATGCCGGACATGGAATGGAAGTTGGGTCGTCAAGCATTCGCAGCGGGAACAGTCGGCATCTACGTCGAATCCAGCTCGGTGGTCACCCAAATGGAGAAGAACATCGACGGCAGATTTGAGATGGCCACCATGCCATTCCCGATCACCTCCAAGGATGGACGTCTTCCAGCGGGCGGATCGGTTGTGATGGTGCTTTCCAAGGATCGCGTCAGGCAGAAGGCGGCATTCGAATACGCGAAGTTCGTTACCGGCCCGCAAGGTCAGACGATGATGGCAAACATGACCGGTTATGCACCGGGCAACCAGAAGGCGCTTGACGACCCTAAACTACTGAAGGACTACTACGCGAAGCGGCCGAACCTGACCACAGGCATCAGCCAGCTCCCGCTGATGACGGGCTGGTACAACTGGTCAGGCCAGAACAGCGTCAAGATTGTCGGCGTGATTCAAAATTATCTCAACGACGTCGTCAGTGGTCGAGACACTGCTGATAAGATCATGCCGGCAATGGCAAGGGACGTACAGCAACTTCTATCTTCAAATTGCACTCCGACCTCAAAGTGA
- a CDS encoding endonuclease/exonuclease/phosphatase family protein, whose translation MKLVTYNVHFGVGQDGHCDLARALDAVKNADIIGLQEVDSFWERSGNIDQVELIRQLMPEHDMAYGAGFEIAKRSKESGEMVSGPRRRSGNVILSRYPILSVRNFPLPKYGSGGGKLDIQKALLEVSVETPLGPLRVYNTHLCHLSEKQRSLQLEIFLEIDRRARLEGPALSGIHPGDESFAGEPALVSVPEKAVLLGDLNFLSTTKSYSILAGDTGDRWGRVTRIGGFVDAWCAAGHDELDGTGETSDSATSGDGKRRIDYCFVSESLSSRVVSARVLRDAKGSDHYPVEVILA comes from the coding sequence ATGAAACTCGTAACTTACAATGTTCACTTCGGTGTCGGTCAGGACGGGCACTGCGATCTCGCTCGCGCGCTCGATGCCGTGAAGAATGCCGACATCATCGGACTCCAGGAAGTTGACAGCTTCTGGGAGCGGTCCGGCAATATCGACCAGGTCGAACTGATCCGCCAACTCATGCCGGAGCACGACATGGCGTATGGTGCTGGATTTGAAATCGCCAAACGCTCCAAAGAATCCGGAGAGATGGTGAGCGGACCGCGGCGGCGGTCGGGGAATGTGATCCTCTCCCGTTATCCGATCCTTTCCGTGCGTAACTTTCCTCTTCCGAAGTATGGCTCTGGCGGCGGCAAGCTTGACATCCAGAAGGCGCTGCTGGAGGTAAGTGTGGAGACACCCCTAGGTCCGCTTCGGGTGTACAACACTCACCTCTGCCATCTTTCGGAGAAACAGCGCAGTCTGCAGCTTGAAATCTTTCTTGAAATTGATCGGCGGGCTCGCCTTGAGGGCCCGGCCCTAAGTGGCATTCATCCCGGTGATGAGAGTTTTGCCGGAGAGCCCGCGCTTGTGTCGGTTCCAGAAAAAGCAGTGCTGCTCGGCGATCTCAATTTTCTCTCGACTACGAAATCCTATTCCATTCTTGCGGGCGACACGGGGGACCGCTGGGGTCGGGTTACCCGCATCGGGGGCTTTGTCGATGCCTGGTGCGCGGCGGGGCATGACGAACTCGATGGAACGGGTGAGACTTCGGACAGCGCTACCAGCGGCGACGGCAAGCGTCGGATCGACTATTGCTTCGTCAGCGAGTCGCTCTCCAGTCGTGTCGTCTCGGCTCGGGTACTTCGGGATGCGAAGGGATCTGACCATTATCCTGTAGAAGTGATCCTTGCCTAA
- a CDS encoding alpha/beta hydrolase family protein has translation MNRLSNGDFRLYPGEEIFQVGRHKFLVHQQPAKSAEPPLVVFIPGAGHLARISYGHPEGRRSDFLAHWLGELGYAMLGVSYPGDDEGSASGDLTVTEWGEITAAAIDRTICDDGLKRCVIACGWSMGGRIARSLNVALRARSIDLETFISVAGTPAVPGFAAIRSPSFTIRPNGFIDQRTPSDGSARAFADLYLDSLAMCDKQEGRSIVPAELYLREYLSETPVSIRGESTRFANGEFHISPGEAVADMGTFDFAEWPIVGTIVSTSPLDAFHALGDQARWSFFNTEKIWQDWLAPYDLSALSADSWHYLCNLVTTINHTLVEHVPGNHFFFVGERGARRTAEAIIRLSQATAWLKREITELTDRIGHRKLSV, from the coding sequence TTGAACAGGCTCAGCAATGGCGATTTTCGTCTCTATCCTGGCGAAGAGATTTTCCAAGTGGGTCGCCACAAATTTCTTGTCCACCAACAGCCGGCAAAATCCGCTGAGCCACCGCTCGTCGTGTTTATTCCAGGCGCCGGCCACCTGGCGCGGATTTCGTACGGTCACCCCGAGGGAAGGCGTTCCGATTTTCTTGCGCATTGGTTGGGCGAGCTGGGGTATGCCATGCTTGGTGTCTCATATCCTGGCGACGACGAGGGTTCGGCCTCGGGTGATCTCACAGTGACCGAATGGGGCGAAATTACCGCGGCGGCTATCGACCGAACGATTTGCGACGACGGCCTCAAGCGCTGCGTGATCGCTTGTGGCTGGAGCATGGGAGGACGGATCGCCAGATCGTTGAATGTGGCTTTGCGCGCGCGGTCAATCGACCTCGAAACCTTCATCTCGGTTGCCGGGACGCCCGCCGTACCCGGCTTCGCAGCAATCCGGTCACCATCCTTCACAATTCGACCCAACGGCTTCATCGACCAACGAACCCCATCGGACGGCTCTGCTAGAGCTTTTGCCGATCTTTACCTCGACAGTTTGGCCATGTGTGACAAGCAAGAGGGCCGCTCCATCGTTCCCGCCGAACTTTACTTACGCGAATACCTTTCAGAGACTCCAGTTTCAATACGCGGTGAATCGACGCGATTTGCCAACGGTGAATTCCACATTTCACCGGGGGAAGCCGTTGCGGACATGGGTACGTTCGACTTCGCGGAGTGGCCAATCGTTGGCACGATTGTCTCGACCTCACCACTGGACGCCTTCCATGCGCTCGGCGATCAGGCGCGCTGGTCGTTTTTCAATACGGAAAAGATCTGGCAGGACTGGCTCGCACCTTACGACCTCTCGGCCCTATCCGCGGACAGTTGGCACTATTTGTGCAACTTAGTCACGACTATCAACCACACGCTCGTTGAGCACGTTCCGGGCAATCACTTCTTCTTCGTCGGCGAGCGCGGCGCGAGAAGGACTGCCGAGGCGATCATCCGTCTGTCGCAGGCAACGGCCTGGCTGAAGAGAGAAATAACGGAATTGACAGACCGAATAGGTCATCGAAAGCTTAGCGTATAA